The Gillisia sp. Hel_I_86 genome has a segment encoding these proteins:
- a CDS encoding aspartate aminotransferase family protein — MELFDVYPLYDITPVKGEGCFVFDEKGTKYLDLYGGHAVISIGHSHPHYLEKLGGQLKKLGFYSNSIKNPLQEELAKKLKKTAKITDYSLFLCNSGAEANENALKLASFHTGKSKVIYFENAFHGRTSAAVAVTDNQGIKAPLNKAHSVCKLAFEDISGLENELKKGETAAVIIEFIQGVGGLDEASTEFYQKTAALCEQYNVVLIADEVQAGYGRTGDFFAYQKHKLRPGIISIAKGMGNGFPIGGILIDSSIPPKHGMLGTTFGGNHLACAAGIAVLEVIEKEHLMDNANKMFDFVQQEVAKIPQIKKLKGRGLMLGLEFDFEIATLRKSLLFNHHIFTGAASNKKLLRILPALNIEQKHFEMLFEALKIELKNY, encoded by the coding sequence ATGGAGCTATTCGACGTTTATCCCTTATATGATATCACTCCGGTTAAAGGGGAAGGCTGTTTCGTGTTTGATGAAAAAGGCACAAAGTACTTAGATCTATATGGGGGGCATGCGGTGATCTCTATAGGCCATTCTCATCCTCACTATTTGGAAAAGCTGGGAGGTCAATTAAAGAAATTGGGTTTTTACTCTAATTCCATAAAAAATCCCTTACAGGAAGAATTGGCCAAAAAGTTAAAGAAAACTGCAAAAATTACAGATTATAGTCTGTTTTTGTGCAATTCGGGGGCAGAAGCGAACGAAAACGCCTTAAAACTTGCCTCTTTTCATACAGGGAAAAGCAAGGTGATCTATTTTGAAAATGCTTTTCACGGAAGGACTTCGGCCGCGGTTGCAGTAACAGATAATCAAGGGATCAAAGCCCCTTTAAATAAAGCACACAGCGTATGTAAACTTGCTTTCGAAGATATTTCTGGTCTCGAAAATGAATTGAAAAAGGGAGAAACGGCTGCAGTGATTATTGAATTTATTCAGGGAGTGGGAGGTTTGGATGAAGCAAGTACCGAGTTTTATCAGAAAACAGCAGCCTTATGTGAACAATACAATGTAGTTCTAATTGCAGATGAGGTACAAGCCGGATACGGTAGAACAGGTGATTTCTTCGCATATCAAAAACATAAGCTTCGCCCAGGTATCATTTCCATTGCAAAAGGGATGGGAAATGGCTTTCCAATTGGGGGGATCTTGATAGATAGCTCAATTCCTCCAAAACATGGAATGTTGGGAACCACTTTTGGTGGGAATCATTTGGCCTGTGCTGCGGGAATTGCAGTATTGGAGGTGATTGAAAAGGAACACCTTATGGACAATGCAAATAAAATGTTTGATTTTGTGCAGCAAGAGGTGGCAAAAATACCTCAGATAAAAAAGCTGAAAGGAAGAGGATTGATGCTGGGGTTGGAGTTTGATTTCGAAATCGCTACCCTTAGAAAATCCTTGCTTTTTAACCATCACATCTTTACAGGGGCTGCATCCAACAAAAAGTTGCTTCGAATTTTACCAGCATTGAATATCGAGCAGAAGCATTTTGAGATGTTATTTGAAGCGCTAAAAATTGAATTGAAAAATTATTAG
- the proC gene encoding pyrroline-5-carboxylate reductase gives MKVAIIGTGNLGKSIAKGLIVKNAITTLYLSKRKLNSIKDFEDYSGVTLTSNNKEAVQNSDVLIFAVQPLQLEAILHEIKDALTDKHILISTVTGFKISRIEEIVGEDHFIIRAMPNTAIGVGKSMTCMCSNVKGEKRIAIAEAIFNRLGTSVIIPESKMQAATVICASGIAFWMRLIRATTQGAVQLGFDAKEAQELSMQTCLGAASLLIESGNHPEEEIDKVTTPRGCTIEGLNEMEHGGLSSSLIKGIQASFKKINSITKL, from the coding sequence ATGAAAGTAGCAATTATAGGAACAGGGAATCTTGGGAAATCCATAGCAAAGGGGCTCATCGTGAAAAATGCCATTACCACGCTATATCTTTCGAAAAGAAAACTAAATAGTATTAAAGATTTTGAAGATTATTCTGGAGTAACACTAACTTCAAATAATAAGGAAGCAGTTCAAAATTCGGATGTGCTCATCTTCGCAGTACAGCCTTTACAGTTGGAAGCAATTCTGCATGAAATAAAGGATGCTTTGACAGACAAGCATATATTGATTTCTACAGTTACAGGTTTCAAAATTTCTAGGATCGAAGAAATTGTAGGGGAAGATCATTTCATAATTCGGGCGATGCCTAATACTGCAATTGGAGTGGGGAAATCCATGACTTGCATGTGCAGTAATGTAAAAGGGGAGAAACGAATTGCGATTGCCGAAGCTATTTTTAATAGGTTGGGAACAAGTGTAATTATCCCGGAATCCAAGATGCAGGCAGCAACTGTGATTTGCGCCAGTGGGATTGCTTTTTGGATGCGTTTGATCCGGGCAACCACCCAAGGCGCTGTACAACTGGGTTTTGATGCTAAAGAAGCACAGGAGCTTTCCATGCAAACCTGTTTAGGTGCTGCAAGCCTTTTAATAGAATCTGGGAATCATCCAGAAGAAGAAATAGATAAAGTAACAACCCCTCGTGGTTGCACTATTGAAGGTTTGAATGAAATGGAACATGGAGGTTTAAGTTCTTCGCTCATCAAAGGAATTCAGGCCTCATTTAAAAAAATCAATTCAATCACAAAACTTTAA
- the argC gene encoding N-acetyl-gamma-glutamyl-phosphate reductase, translated as MISAGIIGGAGYTAGELLRILLRHPDVNLDFVFSTSQAGSKISAIHQDLLGETALRFSGKINPEVDVVFLCLGHGNSIEFLNKHTFSKHTKVIDLSTDYRMHSNDHSFVYGLPEFKNEEIKKAQFIANPGCFATAISLAILPLAAEKLLKDDLHINAVTGATGAGISLSATSHFTWRDNNFSAYKEFEHQHLNEIGQSIQLLQPNYNSEINFIPNRGNFSRGIFATTYTNFAGSLEDAKAIYDKFYKEAAFTFVIEEEVHLKQVVNTNKCLIKLQKFNGKLLITSVIDNLLKGASGQAVQNMNLMFGFPEDQGLRLKASYF; from the coding sequence ATGATATCAGCAGGAATAATTGGAGGTGCCGGATACACGGCCGGAGAATTACTTAGGATCCTATTAAGGCATCCAGATGTTAACCTAGATTTCGTTTTTAGCACTTCTCAGGCTGGTTCAAAGATTTCAGCAATACATCAAGACTTATTAGGAGAAACCGCGCTTAGGTTCAGTGGAAAAATTAATCCTGAAGTAGATGTTGTGTTCTTGTGTTTAGGACATGGAAATTCGATAGAATTTTTAAATAAACATACATTTTCTAAACATACAAAGGTTATAGATCTTAGTACAGATTATAGGATGCATTCCAACGATCACTCTTTTGTTTATGGTTTGCCGGAATTTAAAAATGAAGAAATTAAAAAGGCACAATTTATAGCCAATCCCGGATGTTTTGCTACTGCAATTAGCTTAGCAATACTCCCATTGGCAGCGGAAAAGCTGCTTAAAGATGACTTGCACATAAATGCTGTAACCGGAGCAACGGGTGCAGGGATTTCACTTTCTGCTACTTCACATTTTACTTGGCGGGACAATAACTTTTCAGCATATAAGGAATTTGAGCATCAACATTTAAATGAGATAGGTCAGAGCATCCAATTGCTTCAGCCAAACTATAATTCTGAAATAAATTTCATTCCAAATAGAGGAAATTTTTCCAGAGGAATATTTGCAACTACCTACACCAATTTTGCTGGAAGTTTGGAAGATGCAAAAGCTATATATGATAAGTTTTATAAAGAAGCAGCATTCACCTTTGTGATAGAGGAAGAGGTGCACTTAAAGCAAGTGGTGAACACCAATAAGTGCTTGATAAAACTTCAGAAATTTAATGGCAAATTGTTAATAACGAGTGTCATAGATAATTTACTGAAAGGTGCTTCGGGACAAGCAGTACAAAATATGAATTTAATGTTTGGATTTCCCGAAGACCAAGGGCTTCGGTTAAAAGCCAGTTATTTCTAG
- a CDS encoding argininosuccinate synthase — MKKTVIAYSGGLDTSYCAKYLSQQENTEIHAVSVNTGGFSEEEIKEIGEKAVKMGAKSYKNINAISTFYNKVVKYLIFGNVLKNNTYPLSVSAERIIQAIEIVNYAKKIGANAIAHGSTGAGNDQVRFDMIFQILAPEIEIITPIRDKQLTRQEEIEYLKSHGVDMNWENAKYSVNKGLWGTSVGGAETLTSHKSLPEFAYPSQLIEKEAKQINLSFKKGELSAMNGEEDTPENIIETLEELASKYAIGRDIHVGDTIIGIKGRVGFEAASATIILKAHHLLEKHTLSKWQLQHKDYIANWYGTHLHEGQYLDPVMRDFEAFLQNSQELVTGTVFISLHPYRFTLDGIESKFDLMNNGFGKYGEENTAWTANDAKGFIKILSNSGKIHQHVKNQA, encoded by the coding sequence ATGAAAAAAACAGTAATAGCATATAGCGGTGGGTTGGATACTTCCTATTGTGCAAAATATCTGTCTCAGCAAGAAAATACGGAAATCCATGCAGTAAGTGTAAACACCGGAGGGTTTTCTGAAGAGGAAATAAAAGAGATAGGTGAGAAAGCAGTTAAAATGGGTGCAAAATCCTATAAGAATATCAATGCGATTTCAACCTTCTACAACAAAGTAGTAAAGTACCTGATTTTTGGGAATGTTCTTAAAAACAACACCTACCCCTTATCTGTAAGCGCCGAACGTATAATCCAAGCCATTGAGATCGTGAATTACGCGAAGAAAATAGGAGCTAATGCCATTGCGCACGGAAGTACTGGTGCGGGTAATGATCAGGTAAGATTTGATATGATATTTCAAATCTTAGCTCCGGAGATAGAAATAATCACTCCTATTCGAGACAAGCAATTAACAAGACAGGAGGAAATAGAATATCTTAAATCCCATGGGGTAGATATGAACTGGGAAAACGCAAAATATTCAGTAAATAAAGGGCTTTGGGGAACAAGTGTTGGAGGTGCTGAAACGCTTACATCACACAAATCATTACCGGAATTTGCTTATCCCTCACAACTTATAGAAAAAGAAGCTAAACAAATTAACCTTAGCTTTAAGAAAGGAGAATTAAGTGCGATGAATGGCGAAGAAGATACTCCGGAAAATATCATAGAAACCTTAGAAGAGCTCGCCTCCAAATATGCGATTGGACGGGATATTCACGTGGGCGACACCATTATTGGAATTAAAGGGAGAGTGGGTTTCGAGGCAGCATCGGCCACGATCATTTTAAAAGCACATCATTTATTGGAGAAGCACACTTTAAGTAAATGGCAATTGCAACATAAAGATTATATAGCCAATTGGTATGGGACACATTTGCACGAAGGGCAATATCTGGATCCTGTGATGCGGGATTTTGAAGCATTTTTGCAAAATTCCCAGGAACTAGTTACCGGAACTGTCTTTATAAGCTTACACCCCTACAGATTTACTCTGGACGGAATAGAATCCAAATTTGATCTTATGAACAACGGATTTGGGAAATATGGGGAAGAGAATACAGCTTGGACTGCAAATGATGCTAAAGGCTTTATAAAGATCCTATCAAATTCAGGAAAGATCCATCAACACGTAAAAAATCAGGCATGA
- a CDS encoding GNAT family N-acetyltransferase yields MKILIANKSHAKYAEIICETIAESAKVRGTGIARRTPEYVITKMENGNAIIALDGDKFAGFCYIEVWGHDKFVANSGLIVSPDYRNQGLAKDIKKAIFEHSKKKFPGAKIFGITTGLAVMKINYELGYQPVTFSELTDDDSFWKGCQTCKNYDILTRTERKMCLCTGMLYDPNKKKGEKPRHETFNEKTYRRLKHIKQTLFYKKENSKKE; encoded by the coding sequence ATGAAAATACTCATTGCTAATAAATCTCATGCAAAATATGCGGAGATCATTTGCGAAACTATAGCAGAATCTGCTAAAGTAAGGGGTACGGGTATAGCCCGAAGGACTCCAGAATATGTTATCACCAAAATGGAGAACGGCAACGCTATTATTGCATTGGATGGAGATAAATTTGCAGGATTCTGTTATATAGAAGTTTGGGGACACGATAAGTTTGTCGCCAACTCCGGTCTTATTGTAAGTCCGGACTATAGAAATCAGGGATTGGCAAAAGACATTAAAAAAGCCATTTTTGAACATTCCAAAAAGAAATTTCCAGGAGCTAAGATCTTTGGAATAACCACAGGTTTAGCGGTCATGAAGATCAATTACGAATTGGGTTACCAACCTGTTACATTTTCTGAACTAACCGATGATGATAGCTTTTGGAAAGGCTGCCAGACATGTAAAAACTACGATATTCTTACCCGTACAGAGCGTAAAATGTGCCTTTGTACCGGCATGTTGTACGATCCCAATAAGAAGAAAGGTGAAAAACCTAGACATGAAACCTTCAATGAAAAAACCTATAGGAGATTGAAGCATATTAAACAAACGCTTTTCTATAAAAAGGAAAATTCTAAAAAGGAATAA
- the ilvA gene encoding threonine ammonia-lyase IlvA has product MSSSLVNKEIYIPQIEAVKQAAERISKVAIKTPLAPSFTYSKRYEANVMFKREDLQQVRSYKIRGAYNKISSLPKDQLSKGVICASAGNHAQGVAFACNKLEVKGVIFMPITTPKQKVEQTRMFGGEWVEVVLRGDTFDDSYKNAIKYGDKNKMVFIHPFDDEKVIEGQATIGLEILNQADGPIDFIFAPLGGGGLLAGLSSVFKQLSPNTKIIGVEPEGAPSMSTSLKMGKLIELKEIDRFVDGAAVQKVGVRNFELCKNFLDDMITVPEGKICQTILDLYNQDAIVVEPAGAMSITAMDTFAEEIKGRNVVCIVSGSNNDITRTAEIKEKALLYAGLKHYFIVPFPQRAGALKQFVAKVLGPDDDITHFEYSKKHHRENGPAVVGIELKDPKDFAPLVERMKEYKFYGQYLNDNPDLFQFLI; this is encoded by the coding sequence ATGAGCAGTTCCTTGGTTAATAAAGAGATATATATTCCACAAATTGAAGCGGTGAAGCAAGCTGCAGAACGAATTTCAAAGGTTGCTATCAAGACTCCATTAGCTCCATCTTTTACCTATAGTAAAAGGTATGAAGCCAATGTTATGTTTAAAAGGGAAGATTTGCAGCAGGTTAGATCCTATAAAATACGTGGGGCATATAATAAGATCTCGAGTTTGCCAAAGGATCAATTAAGCAAAGGTGTGATATGTGCAAGTGCCGGGAATCATGCGCAGGGTGTGGCATTTGCATGTAATAAGCTGGAGGTTAAGGGCGTAATCTTTATGCCTATAACCACTCCCAAACAAAAGGTGGAGCAAACAAGAATGTTTGGTGGAGAATGGGTAGAAGTGGTCTTGAGAGGTGACACTTTCGATGACTCTTATAAAAATGCCATTAAATATGGGGATAAGAACAAAATGGTATTTATTCATCCTTTCGATGATGAAAAAGTAATAGAAGGCCAAGCGACAATTGGTTTGGAAATTTTGAATCAGGCCGACGGTCCAATAGATTTTATTTTTGCTCCCCTAGGAGGTGGAGGTTTACTTGCCGGACTATCTTCGGTCTTTAAGCAACTATCTCCCAACACGAAGATTATTGGGGTAGAACCGGAAGGAGCACCATCCATGAGCACCTCACTAAAGATGGGTAAGCTCATAGAACTCAAAGAGATAGACAGGTTTGTAGACGGAGCCGCTGTGCAAAAAGTTGGAGTTAGAAATTTCGAATTATGCAAGAACTTTCTGGATGATATGATTACTGTGCCGGAAGGTAAAATATGCCAGACCATCCTCGATTTGTACAATCAGGATGCGATTGTAGTGGAGCCTGCGGGAGCGATGTCCATTACCGCCATGGATACTTTTGCTGAAGAAATAAAAGGGAGAAACGTGGTTTGTATTGTAAGTGGTAGTAACAACGATATAACCAGAACTGCTGAGATTAAAGAAAAAGCCTTATTGTATGCAGGGCTTAAGCATTATTTTATAGTGCCTTTCCCACAACGTGCGGGAGCATTAAAGCAATTTGTGGCAAAGGTCCTTGGGCCAGACGACGATATCACCCATTTTGAATATTCCAAAAAACACCACAGGGAAAATGGTCCGGCCGTTGTGGGAATAGAACTTAAAGATCCAAAAGATTTTGCCCCTTTGGTTGAGCGAATGAAGGAGTATAAATTTTACGGACAATATTTAAACGATAATCCAGATTTATTTCAATTTTTAATATAA
- the ilvC gene encoding ketol-acid reductoisomerase, translating to MTNYFNSLSLRNQLAQLGTCRFMQSEEFSEGINALKDKKIVIVGCGAQGLNQGLNMRDSGLDITYALREDAIKDQRQSFKNASSNNFKVGTYEEFIPSADLVINLTPDKQHTSVIKKIVPLIKKGAALSYSHGFNIVEEGMKIREDITVIMVAPKCPGSEVREEYKRGFGVPTLIAVHPENDPEGKGYEWAKAYAFATGGHRAGVLDSSFVAEVKSDLMGEQTILCGVLQTGSILSFDKMVAEGVEPAYAAKLIQYGWETITEALKHGGITNMMDRLSNPAKIKAAEISEELKTIMRPLFQKHMDDIISGAFSTRMMKDWDNDDKELLEWRAATENTAFEKTEATKEEISEQEYFDKGLLLVAFVKSGVELAFETMVEAGIIAESAYYESLHETPLIANTIARKKLYEMNRIISDTAEYGCYLFDHSCKPLIKDYINDLESGLIGKTYGTKETGVDNKKLIEVNASIRKHPVEIIGEQLREAMTEMKKIHV from the coding sequence ATGACAAATTATTTTAATAGCCTTTCCTTAAGAAATCAATTAGCCCAATTGGGTACTTGCAGATTTATGCAAAGTGAAGAATTTAGCGAAGGAATTAATGCATTAAAAGATAAAAAGATAGTAATCGTTGGTTGTGGGGCTCAAGGTTTAAACCAAGGTTTGAACATGCGCGACAGCGGACTCGATATCACCTATGCATTAAGAGAAGATGCGATTAAAGATCAAAGGCAATCTTTTAAAAACGCTTCTTCAAACAATTTTAAGGTTGGTACCTACGAAGAGTTCATCCCTTCTGCAGACCTTGTAATTAATTTAACTCCAGATAAACAACATACTTCCGTTATAAAGAAAATAGTGCCGCTTATCAAAAAAGGTGCTGCTTTATCCTATTCTCATGGTTTCAATATTGTGGAAGAAGGAATGAAGATCCGTGAAGATATTACGGTTATAATGGTAGCTCCTAAATGCCCGGGATCTGAAGTGAGAGAAGAATATAAAAGAGGCTTTGGAGTTCCTACCCTAATAGCCGTTCATCCGGAGAACGATCCCGAAGGAAAAGGATACGAATGGGCGAAAGCATATGCGTTTGCAACAGGAGGACATAGAGCTGGCGTGCTGGATTCATCTTTTGTGGCCGAAGTGAAATCGGATCTGATGGGGGAACAAACTATTTTATGTGGAGTGCTCCAAACCGGATCTATCTTAAGTTTTGATAAAATGGTGGCCGAAGGAGTGGAACCGGCGTATGCCGCAAAATTAATTCAATATGGTTGGGAAACCATTACCGAAGCTTTGAAGCATGGAGGGATCACCAATATGATGGACAGGCTTTCCAATCCGGCAAAAATCAAGGCTGCGGAAATATCTGAAGAACTAAAAACGATCATGCGTCCTCTTTTTCAAAAACATATGGATGACATTATTTCTGGGGCGTTCAGTACCAGAATGATGAAGGATTGGGATAACGACGATAAGGAGTTATTGGAATGGCGGGCAGCCACAGAAAACACCGCTTTTGAAAAAACAGAAGCGACTAAAGAAGAAATCTCTGAGCAGGAATATTTTGATAAAGGACTCTTATTGGTGGCTTTTGTAAAGTCTGGGGTAGAGTTGGCTTTTGAAACTATGGTAGAAGCCGGGATTATTGCAGAATCTGCATATTATGAATCTTTGCACGAAACTCCATTAATTGCAAACACAATAGCTCGTAAAAAACTTTATGAGATGAACAGGATTATATCTGATACTGCTGAATACGGTTGTTATCTTTTTGATCATTCCTGTAAGCCATTGATCAAAGACTACATCAACGATCTGGAATCTGGATTAATAGGCAAAACCTATGGCACAAAGGAAACAGGAGTAGATAATAAAAAACTCATCGAAGTGAATGCCTCTATTAGAAAGCATCCGGTGGAAATTATAGGGGAACAGCTGAGAGAGGCCATGACCGAAATGAAAAAAATACACGTGTAA
- the ilvN gene encoding acetolactate synthase small subunit, translated as MEKKNYTVSIYTENNIGLLSRIAAIFLKRHINIESITASKSEVNEVMRFIIVVKVSEEQVKKIVGQIEKQIEVIRAYYHTDEELIFQETALYKVNSAEFVEDLTIQDFIKETNARIVTVTSKFFVIEKTGKRHEIDNLYDKLKPYGLMQFVRSGKIAVSKNEMPISSILEDFNTININS; from the coding sequence ATGGAAAAGAAAAATTATACAGTTTCCATATATACGGAAAACAATATAGGATTATTGAGCAGGATCGCTGCGATCTTCTTGAAGCGGCACATAAATATAGAAAGTATCACAGCTTCCAAAAGCGAGGTGAATGAGGTAATGCGATTTATTATTGTGGTGAAGGTTTCAGAAGAACAAGTGAAAAAAATCGTTGGCCAGATAGAGAAACAGATAGAAGTAATACGCGCATACTATCATACCGATGAAGAGCTGATCTTTCAGGAAACGGCGCTTTATAAAGTGAATTCAGCCGAATTTGTTGAAGACCTCACTATTCAGGATTTCATAAAGGAGACCAATGCACGAATTGTTACAGTGACTTCTAAGTTCTTTGTAATTGAGAAAACAGGCAAACGCCACGAAATAGATAATTTATACGATAAATTAAAACCCTATGGGTTAATGCAATTTGTTCGCTCCGGAAAAATTGCAGTATCCAAAAATGAAATGCCAATTTCAAGTATTCTTGAAGATTTTAATACCATAAATATAAACTCATGA
- the ilvB gene encoding biosynthetic-type acetolactate synthase large subunit, giving the protein MEVKTASKEKIIKQAPTTVSGAEAVIKCLLEEGIDTIYGYPGGAIMPVYDELYKYQDKIHHVLTRHEQGATHAAQGYARVTGKVGVCIATSGPGATNLVTGIADAQIDSTPLVCITGQVGSHLLGSDAFQETDIVGISTPVTKWNYQVTKAEEIPEVLAKAFYIARSGRPGPVLIDITKDAQFATLDFTYKKCAGIRSYKPFPKVNLSEIERAAELINSAKKPMIVFGQGVILGGAEDLFQQVVEKAGIPAAWTILGLSALATDHPLNVGMVGMHGNYGPNVLTNECDVLIAIGMRFDDRVTGNLKHYAKQAKVIHFEIDPAEIDKNVKADVAVLGDVKETLQLLLGFLKPKHHDAWHQEFKDMYKIEYDKIINNELNGKKGKLGMAEVIDEINTTSKGDAIIVSDVGQHQMVACRYAKFNQTRSNVTSGGLGTMGFALPAAIGAKMGMPDRQVVAIIGDGGYQMTIQELGTIFQTKVPVKIVVLNNGFLGMVRQWQQLFFDKRYASTELINPDFVAIAKGYHIKAKKVTERNKLQEAIKEMMDSPEAYFLEVKVEQEENVFPMIPTGAAVSDIRLE; this is encoded by the coding sequence ATGGAAGTTAAAACAGCCAGTAAGGAGAAGATTATCAAACAAGCTCCAACCACGGTTTCTGGAGCAGAAGCTGTGATAAAATGTTTGTTGGAAGAGGGAATAGATACCATATATGGTTATCCTGGCGGAGCGATCATGCCTGTCTATGACGAATTGTATAAGTATCAAGATAAAATTCATCATGTCCTCACAAGGCATGAGCAAGGTGCTACCCATGCCGCACAAGGTTACGCTAGAGTAACTGGTAAAGTAGGTGTATGCATCGCCACTTCTGGTCCAGGAGCTACTAATTTGGTGACCGGGATCGCCGACGCTCAAATAGATTCTACTCCTCTGGTATGTATTACTGGGCAAGTAGGTTCACATCTATTAGGGAGCGATGCCTTTCAGGAGACCGATATCGTAGGGATCTCAACCCCTGTGACGAAATGGAATTATCAAGTAACAAAAGCAGAAGAGATTCCGGAAGTATTGGCAAAGGCATTTTATATAGCCAGATCTGGAAGGCCAGGACCTGTATTAATAGATATAACCAAAGATGCGCAGTTTGCAACTTTGGACTTCACTTATAAAAAATGTGCAGGGATTAGAAGCTACAAACCTTTTCCCAAAGTAAATCTTTCGGAAATAGAACGAGCGGCCGAGTTGATTAATTCTGCTAAAAAACCGATGATCGTTTTTGGGCAAGGCGTTATTTTAGGAGGGGCCGAAGATTTATTTCAACAAGTAGTGGAAAAAGCAGGGATTCCTGCTGCCTGGACCATTCTAGGTCTTTCAGCGTTGGCTACAGATCATCCCCTGAACGTTGGGATGGTTGGAATGCATGGAAATTATGGGCCAAATGTCCTCACCAATGAATGTGATGTCCTAATAGCTATTGGGATGCGCTTTGACGATAGGGTTACCGGAAATCTCAAACACTATGCAAAACAGGCAAAGGTGATCCATTTTGAAATAGATCCAGCCGAGATCGATAAAAATGTAAAAGCAGATGTTGCCGTATTGGGAGATGTGAAAGAAACCTTGCAACTGTTGTTAGGATTTTTAAAGCCGAAGCATCATGATGCTTGGCACCAGGAATTCAAGGATATGTACAAAATTGAATATGATAAGATCATTAATAATGAACTTAACGGGAAAAAGGGGAAACTGGGAATGGCTGAGGTAATAGATGAAATAAACACTACTTCTAAAGGAGATGCTATTATAGTTTCGGATGTTGGGCAACACCAAATGGTAGCTTGTAGATATGCAAAATTCAACCAGACTAGAAGTAATGTTACTTCTGGTGGCTTAGGCACTATGGGCTTTGCTTTACCAGCAGCTATAGGTGCAAAGATGGGGATGCCAGATAGGCAAGTAGTAGCAATTATTGGGGATGGTGGATATCAAATGACTATTCAGGAACTAGGCACCATCTTTCAAACTAAAGTTCCCGTGAAAATTGTGGTACTAAATAATGGTTTTTTGGGAATGGTAAGACAATGGCAACAATTATTTTTTGATAAACGCTATGCCAGCACAGAGTTGATAAATCCTGATTTCGTGGCAATAGCCAAAGGATACCATATTAAAGCTAAAAAAGTGACTGAACGTAATAAGTTACAAGAAGCAATTAAAGAAATGATGGATTCCCCGGAAGCATATTTCTTAGAGGTAAAAGTAGAACAAGAAGAAAATGTATTTCCTATGATCCCTACGGGAGCTGCAGTTTCAGACATAAGATTGGAATAA